A stretch of DNA from Hydrogenophaga sp. SL48:
GCCCGCATGGTGGAACAAGGGCGCATCGAGAACGTGTTCAGGTTGCAGGTCATGAACGCCACCGAGTCCACGCAGCGCTATGTGATTGGTGTCACCGGTCTGCCTGGCATCACCATCGCTTCCGAGAGCGAAGTGGAGGTGCTGCCCACCGAAGTGCGTTCTGCCGTCATTCGGGTGCAGGTGCCTCCGGGGGCGGCATCCACCGGTTCTCATCCCATCCAATTCGATGTCCGTTCGACAGGGGATGAGGTGTCTCAGGTGAAAGAAAAAGCCGCGTTCCTGATCCCCCGGTAAAGTGACACCCACCTTTCCACTCCGACACCCACATGAATCCCAACAACGCCGCTCCCGCCCAGTCTTCGCTGCCCATCCCCTGGTGGAAAGTGCCTCACATGTGGCTGGTGGTGGGCGGACCACTCGTGGTGGTGGTTGCAGCCATTGCCACGGCCATCATCGCCGTCAAGGGCGCTGATCCTGTGCTCAACAAGGCCGATTTCGAGCGAGACCTGAAAGCCGCTCATGCCCTGGACGGACAAGCCAAAGCCAAAGCGCTGGAAACCTTGCAGCCCGCGCAGCAGGCGCGCAACCACGCGGCCTCACCGCTGCCGGAGCCTGCGGCCAAATAACAGGGGCAGGCCGAGCCGCCGACCTCAAAGACTTCTTGAACTGACTTTCACCCCCTACGAGGAGACAAGAGCATGTGGTCACAGCGCTGGATGTGGATTGCCTGGCCAGCCTTTCTGGTGGCAGCGGTTCTGGAAATGATCGTGTTTGCGATGGTGGACCCCGGTGACTTGCATTGGTTTGGCAACCCGCTGGGGCTGTCCCGGCAGGCCATCTACACCTTGGCCTTCTTTGTGTTCTGGGGAATCACCATGGCCTCCAGCGCGCTGACCACCCTGTTGTCGATGTCACCCTTCGAGGTCAACCGATGCCCGGTGCCCGAGGCCGCGCGGCCTGAAAGCTGTGCACAAAACCGCTCCTGTCGCTGACGGCGAAAAGCCCAAAAGAAAACCCCGCCGGAGCGGTCCGGCGGGGTTTTCTTTTGAACGCTGAAATCAGCGGCAGGTCTGTGGATTCACGATCAGCTTGAGTGCTTCGGTGTCCTTGATGTGCACGTAGC
This window harbors:
- a CDS encoding nitrogen fixation protein FixH, which codes for MNPNNAAPAQSSLPIPWWKVPHMWLVVGGPLVVVVAAIATAIIAVKGADPVLNKADFERDLKAAHALDGQAKAKALETLQPAQQARNHAASPLPEPAAK